CGAGATGAATCGGAAATCGGAAAATCGGGGCGGAACGAACGGCAGGTGCGCCGTCAGGATCAGGTCTCCGGTCAGGTGGCGAGCAGCAGCAGGACGAGCCCGAGCGCCATCACGATGAGCCCGCCGATCCGGATATGATGCGGCGGCCGCTCCGCTATTCTACGAAACGTGTCGCGCCAGGCGACGGGAAACACGAAGGGGAACGCCCCCTCGATGATCAGCATCAGTGCTACCGCGAGCAACAACGAGCCAGCCAGATCCATGCGAGCGACGGCGCCGCTCGACGCGGCGCCCCAAGGTCAGTGTTTGCGGGGAGCAGGTGCCGCCGGTGCGGCACCGCCCGTCGGGCTGCGCATGAAACGGAAAAACTCGCTGTCGGGGTCGACGACGATGATGTCGTTGCGCTTGAAGGTATTCCGGTAAGCCTGCAGGCTCGCGTAAAACTGGTAAAACTGCGGATCGCGGCCGAATGCATCGGCGGCGATCGATGCGGCCTTCGCGTCGCCCTCGCCCTTGATCGTCTGCGCGGACTTGTACGCATTAGCGAGCACCGCCTGCTGTTCGCGTTCGGCGTCGGCCTTGATCTGCTCGACATCGGCGGCGCCATCCGCGCGCACCTGTGCGGCCTGGTCGCGCAGCGCGGCAATCATCCGCTGATAGACGGCATCCGTCTGCGCAGCCG
The sequence above is a segment of the Burkholderia diffusa genome. Coding sequences within it:
- a CDS encoding DUF2065 domain-containing protein, which translates into the protein MDLAGSLLLAVALMLIIEGAFPFVFPVAWRDTFRRIAERPPHHIRIGGLIVMALGLVLLLLAT